Proteins from a single region of Massilibacterium senegalense:
- a CDS encoding M24 family metallopeptidase, with protein sequence MHASINERHLALRNAEKNAEKLFQAIEAKGIIRSGVTEKQVNKEIYELAFQLFGIKKYWHKRIVRTGKNTLHPYKENPPDLLVAPDDIIFLDFGPIFEDWEADFGRTFVLGSDPRKLTLRDDIETAWYEAKKFFDSNPTITGSEFYSYCVSLAEKYGWDYGGPYAGHLIGEFPHEVIQGEDVENYIHPDNHIPMRSTDKNGRPRDWILEIHFVDREHEIGGFFEQLLTVQ encoded by the coding sequence ATGCATGCATCCATAAATGAAAGACATCTTGCATTACGAAATGCGGAAAAAAATGCGGAAAAGTTGTTCCAGGCAATTGAAGCAAAAGGAATTATCCGCAGCGGCGTCACAGAAAAACAAGTGAATAAAGAAATTTACGAACTCGCTTTCCAACTGTTTGGTATAAAAAAGTATTGGCATAAGCGAATTGTCCGCACCGGAAAAAATACATTGCACCCTTATAAAGAAAATCCACCCGATTTACTAGTTGCTCCTGATGATATTATTTTTCTTGATTTTGGTCCTATTTTTGAAGATTGGGAAGCAGATTTTGGACGGACGTTTGTCCTCGGTAGCGATCCTAGAAAATTAACGTTACGCGATGATATAGAAACCGCTTGGTATGAAGCAAAAAAATTTTTTGATTCTAATCCTACTATTACCGGCAGTGAGTTTTATTCCTACTGTGTTTCTTTAGCTGAAAAGTATGGATGGGATTATGGTGGGCCGTATGCTGGGCATCTTATTGGTGAATTTCCACATGAAGTCATTCAAGGAGAAGACGTAGAAAACTACATTCATCCAGACAACCATATCCCAATGCGAAGCACAGATAAAAACGGTCGCCCTCGTGACTGGATTTTAGAAATTCATTTTGTTGACCGAGAGCATGAAATTGGGGGGTTTTTTGAGCAATTATTAACTGTTCAGTAA
- a CDS encoding DUF368 domain-containing protein translates to MEWKNLYRGFVMGISDLIPGVSGGTIAVILGIYDRLLTAISGFFSKEWKRHIGFLLPLGIGMGSAILLLSRVIEFLLENYHAPTQFFFLGLIVGVVPFMARQAEVKRNFKLSHYLVMFVAISLLIIMAFAKTDYVLEIEGTLTLSTIAILFFSGWLASMAMLLPGISGSFVLLVIGVYPVVIQALSALHFPIIAVVGAGVVVGFIVSSKGIKYALARFPHVTYASIIGLIIGSLFVVFPGIPSGGTLVISILTFFTGLLVVIFLGAGKRV, encoded by the coding sequence TTGGAGTGGAAAAATTTATACCGTGGCTTTGTTATGGGAATTAGTGATTTAATTCCAGGAGTAAGTGGTGGGACGATTGCCGTTATTCTTGGTATTTATGATAGATTACTGACGGCTATCAGCGGTTTTTTTAGTAAAGAGTGGAAGCGACATATTGGATTTTTACTTCCTCTCGGTATTGGAATGGGGAGTGCCATTTTACTTTTAAGTCGCGTGATTGAATTTTTATTAGAAAATTATCACGCACCGACACAATTTTTTTTCCTTGGTCTCATTGTCGGAGTCGTTCCATTTATGGCGCGTCAGGCAGAAGTGAAAAGAAACTTCAAACTTTCGCATTATCTTGTTATGTTTGTTGCAATTAGTCTATTAATTATAATGGCGTTCGCAAAAACGGATTATGTATTAGAAATAGAAGGTACCCTAACACTTTCTACGATTGCTATCTTATTTTTCTCAGGATGGCTAGCAAGTATGGCCATGTTGTTACCGGGGATTAGTGGCTCTTTTGTTTTATTAGTAATTGGTGTTTATCCAGTAGTGATTCAAGCACTTTCTGCACTTCATTTCCCGATTATTGCTGTTGTTGGGGCAGGGGTAGTAGTTGGCTTTATCGTTAGCAGTAAAGGAATTAAGTACGCCCTTGCCCGCTTTCCGCATGTTACATATGCATCGATTATTGGATTAATAATCGGCTCATTATTTGTCGTTTTTCCGGGCATTCCATCGGGCGGAACGTTGGTAATTAGTATCCTTACATTTTTTACGGGACTATTAGTAGTAATATTTTTAGGAGCGGGAAAACGCGTATAG
- a CDS encoding class D sortase: MRRMKTMIGMSFLLVGITLVLFPFYYEWKQARELAALEEALAMIEEVDESSLKNVPFTKKQLKGVLELEIPSIQLKQKVLPETTTENLNVTLTQIKPNQRPGEGNFTIAGHRGYRGDRHFRHLPNVHNGDEVLLHTKEETFVYSIVDTKVIEPTDIAVLGDQEGKSEITLITCTTSGKERIAVKGELKKVMH; this comes from the coding sequence ATGAGGAGAATGAAAACGATGATTGGAATGTCGTTTCTACTCGTTGGCATCACTCTTGTTTTGTTTCCTTTTTATTATGAGTGGAAACAAGCAAGAGAACTTGCAGCGTTAGAAGAAGCGTTAGCAATGATAGAGGAAGTAGATGAATCAAGTCTGAAAAATGTACCATTTACAAAAAAACAATTAAAAGGAGTTTTAGAATTAGAGATTCCTTCTATCCAGTTAAAACAAAAAGTACTTCCGGAAACCACTACGGAAAATTTAAATGTTACATTAACTCAAATAAAACCAAATCAAAGACCAGGAGAAGGGAACTTCACCATTGCTGGTCATCGCGGGTATCGAGGCGATCGGCATTTTCGTCATCTCCCTAATGTCCATAACGGAGATGAAGTATTATTACACACAAAAGAGGAAACATTTGTTTATTCTATTGTTGATACCAAGGTCATTGAACCAACAGATATAGCGGTTTTAGGAGATCAAGAAGGAAAAAGTGAGATTACTTTAATTACTTGCACTACTAGTGGAAAGGAAAGGATCGCTGTAAAAGGAGAATTGAAAAAAGTGATGCATTAA
- a CDS encoding SpaA isopeptide-forming pilin-related protein, with product MKRTRKLWSVVFIIFFLLLNTIIPPMSIQAEGLNLENEITVDTQVTQETATMTDTQQEEQTTQVAETEDASIVNHKETTSEQPSTEAIGEDVPLKENAIIDEAAETTVAEKSNIALLNETTPTAITENIMISVTLTQADGSELPNPMPHPSEKVLDLKIGYTFELPNNHGYPAGSTYTFTLPDVFKIHNKSGGDLKSGLGVQFGTFEVFEDGTVVMTFNDEIEKGSEIKGTLNIWTEIREDLTGSTNQVVQFPIHDGTTIDFPLFFTPNVKQSIDKRGTPDKKYNANTITWGIDFNKDLKEIQNAQLQDPIQKNQEFVAGSIKIYELDVQLDGSVKVGEEVTTRYGTAFPLNFGTINKAYRVVFQSKITDGEGTTYPNKATLTGDNITDLPATASVGVKRGQPLEKRSTSYDPSTQTITWEIKYNYNEKTISQADAKLTDTLGANQKLKDGTMKVEKVTIDPNTGAEISADVVDNYTSTNNGDDFILWFKEDIENAYKITYQTTAIDRVEKDTTITNTVEANGRTKEATRNIKQQIFHKNRGFVDYKNRTTKWSLDINKDKQVMNNVVITDTLPKGLTLDSNSLVITHGGTSFTKDTDYTLSYTEGTGEMIITFTNPVTDVVRAEYITTFDFNQIEDGETSFTNRAILDWVPKNEVDKKTMTKTSTFTPNNATQLNGSKGGSYNAQTKEITWEVGVNYTERPISDAIVEDIILGNQNFDINTVEVYKMKIDTDGNWIKDGDALNKDKDYIVQAIKGKNDEPGFKLTLGSINRAYVIVYKTDLHDQLIVKNYENTAILKDGATEFPLPATVSIENYGGKYTNKEAAQNKDNPRVLEWKLWINPTQSTVSDAVVIDKPSTNQSILKDSFQLYRTNVDQNGLVEKNESDLLTEGEDYTLSFKEDAEGKEYFELSFKKEVNRPYVLEYDTFIMAGNNQTVSNDASFTGYQITTESTKTNYNHIVKLTGSSGDIDSRIGQLEVTKVDAKTKKPLEGAEFSLFNSTGTIKIKTLTTGADGKVLFQNLLFGEYLLKETKAPTGYVSGVNEAGQMITIDKETKNGESNELTVENKQIIYAVELTKQDKETGEVLANAVFDLQKLVESEYQTIEQVTTNDEGKIYCDGLEPGDYQFVEHTAPKGYQKGKEPIPFTMVENQTEVTKVTAENLKLGSVRLLKYNADDCNEVLENAEFELRHENGDVVHTKLVTDENGEIFVPNLQPGNYQFIEIKAPAYFQLDNTPITFEIIEGQTATVEVEASNILIHGKVLLTKVDKDEESTQLAGAEFKLMDEQGNVIQETLQTDEKGHISVGDLKPGNYTFIETKAPEHYQLNEKEIHFTIDRIKTETEDPVVKVTAKNELVPGSVELIKVDKDNHAFVLQGATFELQNAKGDMLQERLTTNEEGKIVVENLRPGKYQFVETKAPDYYQLNAAPIEFEIMKSQQEKLMVTAENEWITGSVQLTKVDIDNKNAPLSDAVFALQDAEGNNLQEGLTTNKEGKIVVNKLKPGNYQFVETKAPFGYDLDATPIAFTIEKSKTEADVKRVEKTAGNELTRGSVQLIKVDVDNENAPLPDVVFTLQDAEGNNVQEGFTTNEEGKIVVDGLKPGTYQFVETKAPFGYELNNTPIAFTIEKGQEGVKTVTATNELTTGSVELRKVDKDNNGLPLEGAVFALKDSKGKTLKEKLTTNKEGKIVVDGLKPGAYQFVETKAPFGYELDKTPIAFTIEKGQQEVLQLTATNGLAEVRVTVQKVNEDTGEPLEGATFDLYDQNGTKVATITTNQNGKSDVVQLVPGTYTLVETKAPNGYEQLKTPFAFKVEPGEEELMIQVGNKKVLALDNIISNKKETDSKEKIVSKTDDSKQNEKSTFTSTLPQTGEESLRYFLLVGTMLMVIGVYVLMYKKRKTE from the coding sequence ATGAAGCGAACAAGGAAATTATGGTCTGTCGTATTCATCATCTTTTTTTTGTTGTTGAATACAATCATTCCACCAATGTCTATTCAAGCTGAAGGGCTTAATTTGGAAAATGAAATAACTGTGGATACGCAAGTTACACAAGAAACAGCTACCATGACGGATACTCAACAAGAAGAACAGACAACACAAGTAGCTGAAACGGAAGATGCATCAATAGTTAATCACAAAGAAACAACGAGTGAACAACCAAGTACAGAAGCGATAGGTGAAGATGTTCCACTAAAAGAGAATGCTATCATAGATGAAGCTGCTGAAACAACAGTAGCAGAAAAATCAAACATAGCGTTGCTAAATGAAACAACACCAACAGCAATTACTGAAAATATTATGATTAGTGTTACATTAACACAAGCTGATGGAAGTGAATTACCTAATCCGATGCCTCATCCATCGGAGAAAGTGTTAGACCTTAAAATAGGTTATACTTTTGAACTTCCGAATAACCATGGATATCCAGCAGGTTCTACCTATACATTTACATTACCAGATGTATTCAAAATTCATAATAAATCCGGTGGTGATTTAAAAAGTGGATTAGGTGTGCAGTTCGGTACATTTGAAGTGTTTGAAGATGGAACAGTAGTGATGACATTTAATGATGAGATTGAAAAGGGTTCAGAAATAAAGGGAACTTTAAACATTTGGACAGAAATTAGAGAAGATTTAACAGGTAGTACGAATCAAGTAGTGCAATTCCCAATTCATGACGGTACGACTATCGATTTTCCACTATTTTTTACACCTAATGTCAAACAGTCTATTGATAAAAGAGGTACACCGGATAAGAAATATAATGCGAATACAATTACATGGGGAATTGATTTTAATAAAGACCTAAAAGAGATTCAAAATGCTCAACTTCAAGATCCAATACAAAAAAATCAAGAGTTTGTAGCAGGTTCGATAAAAATATATGAGTTAGATGTGCAGTTAGATGGTTCTGTAAAAGTGGGAGAAGAAGTTACAACTAGATATGGTACAGCATTTCCGTTGAATTTTGGTACTATTAACAAAGCTTACCGTGTTGTATTTCAATCAAAAATTACCGATGGTGAGGGGACAACTTATCCAAACAAAGCAACACTTACAGGGGATAATATAACAGACTTACCAGCAACTGCATCGGTAGGAGTAAAACGCGGCCAGCCTTTAGAGAAACGTTCTACTAGTTATGATCCTTCTACTCAAACAATTACATGGGAAATTAAGTACAATTATAACGAAAAAACAATCAGCCAAGCAGATGCTAAGTTAACTGATACGTTAGGGGCGAATCAAAAACTAAAAGATGGAACGATGAAAGTAGAAAAAGTAACCATTGATCCGAACACTGGGGCTGAGATTTCTGCCGATGTAGTTGATAATTATACGAGTACAAATAATGGAGATGACTTTATACTTTGGTTTAAGGAAGATATAGAGAATGCTTATAAAATAACCTATCAAACAACAGCGATTGATCGCGTGGAAAAAGATACGACAATTACAAATACAGTAGAAGCAAATGGAAGAACAAAAGAAGCGACTCGTAATATTAAGCAGCAAATTTTCCATAAAAATCGTGGCTTCGTTGACTACAAAAACAGAACAACTAAATGGAGTCTTGATATAAATAAAGATAAACAAGTCATGAACAATGTTGTCATAACAGATACTCTTCCAAAAGGGCTAACGTTAGATAGTAATAGTCTCGTCATTACGCATGGAGGAACTTCATTCACTAAAGATACAGATTATACTCTTTCATATACGGAGGGTACTGGTGAGATGATTATCACCTTTACTAACCCAGTTACAGATGTTGTTCGAGCGGAGTATATAACTACTTTTGACTTTAACCAAATAGAAGATGGAGAAACTTCTTTTACGAATAGGGCGATACTTGATTGGGTGCCAAAAAATGAAGTGGATAAGAAAACAATGACAAAAACAAGTACGTTTACTCCCAACAATGCTACCCAATTGAATGGTTCAAAAGGGGGTTCATACAATGCTCAAACAAAAGAAATTACGTGGGAGGTTGGTGTGAATTATACTGAGCGACCGATTAGCGATGCAATTGTCGAAGATATCATTTTAGGGAATCAAAACTTCGATATTAATACTGTTGAAGTGTATAAAATGAAAATCGATACAGATGGAAATTGGATAAAAGACGGTGACGCACTAAATAAGGATAAAGATTATATAGTACAAGCTATTAAAGGTAAAAATGACGAGCCAGGGTTTAAACTAACATTAGGTTCAATAAATAGGGCGTATGTAATTGTGTATAAGACCGATTTACATGACCAGCTAATCGTTAAAAATTATGAGAATACAGCGATATTAAAAGATGGTGCTACTGAGTTCCCATTACCGGCAACAGTATCAATTGAAAACTATGGTGGGAAATACACTAATAAAGAAGCAGCACAAAACAAAGACAATCCAAGGGTATTAGAATGGAAACTTTGGATTAACCCAACGCAGTCTACTGTTTCTGATGCAGTCGTAATAGATAAACCTAGTACAAATCAAAGTATTTTAAAAGATTCCTTTCAACTATATAGAACGAATGTAGATCAAAATGGACTTGTAGAAAAAAATGAAAGTGACCTTTTAACAGAAGGAGAGGATTACACTTTATCATTTAAAGAGGATGCGGAAGGAAAAGAGTACTTTGAATTATCCTTTAAAAAGGAGGTTAATCGTCCTTACGTGTTAGAATACGACACATTTATTATGGCGGGGAATAATCAAACAGTATCTAATGATGCTTCCTTTACTGGGTATCAAATTACAACAGAATCGACCAAAACAAACTATAACCATATCGTTAAATTAACAGGGTCAAGCGGTGATATTGATAGTCGAATCGGCCAATTAGAAGTTACAAAAGTAGACGCAAAAACGAAAAAACCACTTGAAGGGGCAGAATTCAGTCTATTCAATAGTACTGGTACGATTAAAATTAAAACTTTAACGACAGGTGCAGACGGAAAAGTACTGTTTCAAAACTTGCTTTTTGGTGAGTATTTATTAAAAGAAACAAAAGCACCAACTGGATATGTTAGTGGAGTGAATGAAGCAGGTCAAATGATTACCATTGATAAGGAAACAAAAAATGGTGAGAGTAATGAATTAACCGTTGAAAATAAACAAATTATCTATGCGGTTGAATTAACGAAACAAGATAAAGAAACTGGTGAAGTATTAGCAAATGCTGTTTTTGATCTTCAAAAGCTAGTAGAAAGTGAGTATCAAACAATCGAACAAGTAACGACAAATGATGAAGGAAAAATTTATTGCGATGGTCTTGAACCTGGAGACTATCAGTTTGTCGAACATACTGCTCCAAAAGGATATCAAAAAGGGAAAGAACCAATTCCATTTACAATGGTGGAAAACCAAACAGAAGTAACAAAAGTAACAGCAGAAAATCTTAAATTAGGTTCTGTACGATTACTGAAGTACAATGCGGATGATTGCAATGAAGTACTAGAAAACGCGGAATTTGAACTACGTCATGAAAATGGAGACGTGGTGCATACTAAATTAGTGACGGACGAAAATGGGGAGATTTTTGTACCAAATCTTCAACCAGGAAACTATCAATTTATTGAAATAAAAGCGCCAGCATATTTTCAATTGGATAACACTCCTATTACATTTGAAATAATAGAAGGACAAACTGCCACAGTTGAAGTAGAAGCATCAAACATATTAATTCATGGAAAAGTGTTATTAACAAAAGTAGATAAAGATGAAGAAAGTACACAACTAGCTGGTGCAGAATTTAAATTGATGGATGAACAAGGGAATGTTATCCAAGAAACACTGCAAACAGACGAAAAAGGTCACATTTCTGTAGGAGACTTAAAACCAGGAAATTATACATTTATTGAAACGAAAGCACCAGAACATTATCAATTAAATGAAAAAGAAATCCATTTTACGATTGATAGAATCAAAACAGAAACAGAAGATCCGGTTGTAAAAGTAACGGCAAAAAATGAATTAGTTCCTGGATCAGTGGAATTAATAAAAGTAGACAAAGATAATCATGCATTCGTTTTACAAGGTGCGACATTTGAATTGCAAAACGCAAAAGGCGACATGCTTCAAGAAAGATTAACAACAAACGAAGAAGGAAAAATTGTGGTTGAGAATTTACGACCAGGTAAGTATCAATTCGTCGAAACAAAAGCGCCGGATTATTATCAATTAAATGCAGCACCAATCGAATTTGAAATTATGAAAAGTCAACAAGAAAAATTAATGGTTACGGCTGAAAACGAATGGATTACAGGTTCTGTACAATTAACAAAAGTAGACATAGATAATAAAAATGCACCTCTATCAGATGCAGTATTTGCATTACAAGATGCAGAGGGCAACAACCTTCAAGAAGGATTAACGACAAATAAAGAAGGAAAAATTGTCGTAAACAAATTAAAACCAGGAAATTATCAATTTGTCGAAACGAAAGCACCGTTTGGTTATGACTTAGACGCAACACCAATTGCTTTTACGATTGAAAAAAGTAAAACAGAAGCAGACGTGAAACGAGTGGAAAAAACAGCAGGAAATGAATTAACGCGCGGTTCTGTACAATTAATAAAAGTAGACGTAGACAATGAGAATGCACCGTTACCAGATGTAGTATTTACATTACAAGATGCAGAAGGCAACAATGTTCAAGAAGGATTCACAACAAATGAAGAAGGAAAAATCGTGGTGGACGGTTTAAAACCAGGCACGTATCAATTCGTGGAAACGAAAGCACCATTTGGTTATGAGTTAAACAACACACCGATTGCCTTTACGATTGAAAAAGGTCAAGAAGGAGTAAAAACAGTAACCGCAACAAATGAGTTAACGACAGGTTCCGTTGAGTTACGCAAAGTGGATAAAGATAACAATGGATTACCATTAGAAGGAGCGGTTTTTGCATTAAAAGATTCGAAAGGTAAGACGTTAAAAGAGAAATTAACAACAAATAAAGAAGGAAAAATTGTGGTAGATGGGTTAAAACCGGGTGCGTATCAATTCGTGGAGACGAAAGCACCATTTGGTTATGAGTTAGATAAAACACCAATTGCTTTTACGATTGAAAAAGGCCAACAAGAAGTATTGCAACTTACGGCAACAAATGGGCTTGCGGAAGTTCGAGTGACTGTACAAAAAGTAAATGAAGACACTGGTGAACCGTTAGAAGGTGCGACATTTGATTTGTATGATCAGAATGGAACCAAAGTCGCAACTATTACTACAAATCAAAATGGAAAATCGGATGTTGTACAATTAGTTCCTGGCACATATACATTAGTTGAAACAAAAGCACCTAACGGATATGAACAATTAAAAACGCCATTTGCATTTAAAGTGGAGCCAGGGGAAGAAGAGCTTATGATTCAAGTTGGGAATAAAAAAGTTCTTGCGTTGGACAACATTATCAGCAATAAAAAAGAAACAGATAGCAAGGAAAAAATAGTATCAAAAACGGATGATTCAAAACAAAACGAGAAATCAACGTTCACATCGACATTGCCACAAACAGGGGAAGAGTCGTTACGATATTTCTTGTTAGTAGGAACAATGCTTATGGTAATCGGCGTTTACGTCTTAATGTATAAAAAACGTAAAACAGAATAA